From a region of the Geothrix sp. 21YS21S-2 genome:
- a CDS encoding GxxExxY protein, with product MGRHWGEDWGDNYPHRDITEAIILAAIRVQIVLGPGLLENAYKACLAHELRLAGHEALREVHLDITYKELCVENAYIMDIVVDHKVVVEAKAIAKFSDADFAQLNSCLHFANFEVGLLINFHNWPLKDGGIKRLVNTKP from the coding sequence ATGGGTCGGCATTGGGGCGAAGATTGGGGCGACAACTATCCCCATCGAGATATCACCGAAGCCATCATCCTCGCTGCCATCAGGGTGCAGATAGTTCTGGGGCCTGGACTCCTGGAAAATGCCTACAAGGCTTGCCTCGCCCATGAACTCAGGTTGGCCGGACACGAGGCCCTACGCGAGGTTCACCTCGACATCACCTACAAGGAATTGTGCGTCGAGAATGCCTACATCATGGATATCGTGGTGGACCACAAGGTGGTCGTCGAGGCGAAGGCCATTGCGAAGTTTTCGGATGCCGACTTCGCCCAACTGAATAGTTGCCTCCACTTTGCAAATTTCGAAGTGGGCCTGCTGATCAATTTTCATAACTGGCCCCTCAAGGACGGGGGCATCAAGCGACTCGTCAACACCAAGCCCTGA
- a CDS encoding IS630 family transposase: MAPSRTLPARSVLRAKIVLHRASGESFRDIGQALGCDHRTAWQCLKRWEEAGFDGLERERPGRGRKSWVIALKGQEVLHKTTQEQPVNATHWSRASMAQATGVSESTVGRIWRQNGLKPHRTVGFKLSNDPHFEEKLVDIVALYLDPPEHAIVLSVDEKSQIQALDRTQPGLPMKKGRCGTMTHDYKRNGTTTLFAAMNTLDGTVISATMPRHRHEEWLKFLKRLERGTSKRLALHIICDNYATHKHPAVKSWLKGHSRVHVHFTPTSSSWLNMVERFFRDITENRIRRGIFRSVPELEAAIHTYIARHNAAPKPFVWTASANDILAKVTRARQALAAIRTASAKG; this comes from the coding sequence ATGGCGCCGAGCCGGACCTTGCCTGCGCGCAGCGTCCTTCGGGCCAAGATTGTTCTTCATCGAGCTTCTGGCGAGTCCTTTCGTGACATCGGCCAGGCTTTGGGCTGTGATCATCGGACTGCTTGGCAATGCCTCAAGCGATGGGAGGAAGCGGGCTTCGATGGCCTCGAGAGGGAACGCCCAGGTCGAGGCCGGAAGTCTTGGGTGATTGCTTTGAAGGGGCAAGAGGTGCTCCATAAGACGACGCAGGAACAGCCCGTCAATGCCACGCACTGGAGCCGGGCCTCCATGGCGCAGGCCACCGGGGTGAGCGAGAGCACGGTGGGACGCATTTGGCGTCAGAATGGCCTCAAGCCGCACCGCACCGTTGGTTTCAAGTTAAGCAACGATCCTCATTTCGAAGAGAAGTTGGTGGACATCGTGGCCCTGTATCTGGACCCTCCGGAGCATGCCATCGTGCTGAGCGTAGATGAGAAGAGCCAGATTCAGGCCCTGGACCGGACTCAGCCTGGCCTACCGATGAAGAAGGGTCGCTGCGGCACCATGACGCACGACTACAAGCGCAATGGAACGACCACCCTCTTTGCGGCCATGAACACGCTGGATGGTACGGTGATCTCGGCCACGATGCCACGTCATCGCCATGAGGAGTGGCTGAAGTTCCTCAAGCGGCTTGAGCGGGGTACGTCGAAGCGACTCGCTCTGCACATCATTTGCGACAACTACGCCACCCACAAACATCCGGCGGTCAAAAGCTGGTTGAAAGGCCATTCGAGGGTCCACGTTCACTTCACCCCCACCAGTTCATCGTGGTTGAACATGGTGGAGCGATTTTTCCGGGACATCACGGAGAACCGCATCCGAAGGGGTATTTTCAGATCCGTCCCGGAACTCGAAGCAGCGATCCACACCTATATCGCGAGACACAATGCCGCTCCGAAACCATTTGTTTGGACCGCGTCCGCGAACGATATCCTCGCCAAGGTGACACGAGCACGGCAGGCCCTCGCGGCCATTCGGACGGCCTCTGCCAAGGGTTGA
- the hypA gene encoding hydrogenase maturation nickel metallochaperone HypA, whose protein sequence is MHELALMAGMLEIIRGEARAQGFTRVSRVVLEIGRLAGVEPEALRFAFDVSACGTVAEGAELEIEEPEGRAECSDCLRIVPVGSIRGGCPSCGGNSLKVISGKEMRVKFLDVD, encoded by the coding sequence ATGCACGAACTCGCCCTCATGGCCGGGATGCTGGAGATCATCCGCGGCGAAGCCCGCGCCCAGGGCTTCACCCGGGTCTCCAGGGTCGTGCTGGAAATCGGCCGGCTGGCCGGGGTGGAGCCGGAGGCCCTGCGCTTCGCCTTCGACGTGAGCGCCTGCGGCACCGTGGCGGAGGGGGCGGAACTGGAGATCGAGGAACCCGAGGGCAGGGCGGAATGTTCGGACTGCCTGCGCATCGTGCCGGTGGGTTCGATTCGCGGCGGGTGTCCCTCCTGCGGCGGGAATTCCCTGAAGGTCATCTCAGGCAAGGAAATGCGCGTGAAGTTCCTGGACGTCGACTAG
- a CDS encoding respiratory chain complex I subunit 1 family protein produces MTPTRLLLALLVFPGVLYAVPMGWLMQASERKVVARLQGRIGPPLTQGFYDFVKLLAKAPVPRAEPFLLTLLPLLAVGATLGALALLPVWTGGFTGDLILFVGLLELAPLCAVLAGFASRSVYGEVGAVREAVLGISVNVPFLAALLALATASGSLQLAQVAGGAPWLVRGPALAALLCCLPVKLRLNPFSVANAEQEILAGPLTEFDGPRLALWELAHGLEWVVLAGLVASLAVPGRGVAFVLVSLAVVPLLGTLAAATARLKINQAARFLWTWAALAAAASVFAALAIRHGRL; encoded by the coding sequence ATGACGCCGACCCGTCTCCTCCTGGCCCTGCTGGTGTTCCCCGGGGTCCTGTACGCCGTCCCCATGGGCTGGCTCATGCAGGCCAGCGAGCGCAAGGTCGTGGCGCGGCTGCAGGGCCGCATCGGCCCGCCGCTCACCCAGGGCTTCTACGATTTCGTCAAGCTCCTGGCCAAGGCCCCCGTGCCCCGGGCCGAGCCCTTCCTGCTCACCCTGCTGCCCCTCCTGGCCGTGGGCGCGACCCTGGGCGCCCTGGCCCTGCTGCCGGTGTGGACGGGGGGCTTCACCGGGGACCTGATCCTCTTCGTGGGGCTGCTGGAATTGGCGCCCCTGTGCGCCGTCCTGGCGGGCTTCGCCTCCCGGTCGGTGTACGGGGAGGTGGGCGCCGTGCGCGAGGCCGTCCTGGGCATCAGCGTGAACGTGCCGTTCCTGGCCGCCCTCCTGGCCCTGGCCACCGCCTCCGGCAGCCTGCAGCTGGCCCAGGTGGCCGGCGGGGCGCCCTGGCTCGTGCGGGGCCCCGCGCTGGCGGCCCTCCTGTGCTGCCTGCCCGTGAAGCTGCGGCTGAACCCCTTCTCGGTGGCCAACGCCGAACAGGAGATCCTCGCCGGGCCCCTCACCGAGTTCGACGGTCCCCGCCTGGCCCTGTGGGAACTGGCCCACGGGCTGGAGTGGGTGGTCCTCGCCGGATTGGTAGCCTCGCTGGCCGTTCCCGGGCGGGGCGTCGCCTTCGTGCTGGTGTCCCTCGCCGTGGTCCCCCTCCTGGGAACCCTGGCGGCCGCCACCGCCCGCCTCAAGATCAACCAGGCCGCCCGGTTCCTGTGGACCTGGGCCGCCCTGGCCGCGGCCGCGTCCGTGTTCGCGGCCCTGGCCATCCGCCACGGGAGGCTCTGA
- a CDS encoding 4Fe-4S dicluster domain-containing protein gives MYHILRRMAGNLAKGPASLRFPADVPPPPGLRGRVRIDSGRCLACGICSYVCVGGAITGAERQGAYEWSYDPGRCSFCGRCEDHCPGSALSMEPAAVPCYTAPGALAVSATVAFPACPECGEPNRHITEEWIGKAFQAPAGETRELLGLCVRCRRKRLALAMKQSNGGER, from the coding sequence ATGTACCACATCCTGCGCCGCATGGCCGGAAACCTCGCGAAGGGGCCCGCCTCCCTGCGCTTTCCCGCCGATGTGCCGCCCCCGCCCGGGCTGCGGGGCCGGGTGCGCATCGATTCCGGCCGCTGCCTCGCCTGCGGCATCTGCTCGTACGTGTGCGTCGGCGGGGCCATCACCGGGGCGGAACGGCAGGGCGCCTACGAATGGTCCTACGACCCCGGCCGCTGCAGCTTCTGCGGGCGCTGCGAGGACCATTGCCCGGGTTCGGCCCTCTCCATGGAGCCCGCGGCGGTTCCCTGCTACACGGCGCCCGGGGCCCTGGCGGTTTCGGCCACCGTGGCCTTCCCGGCGTGCCCGGAATGCGGGGAGCCCAACCGGCACATCACCGAGGAATGGATCGGCAAGGCCTTCCAGGCGCCCGCCGGGGAGACCCGGGAGCTCCTGGGCCTGTGCGTGCGGTGCCGCCGCAAGCGCCTCGCCCTGGCCATGAAGCAGTCCAACGGAGGCGAACGATGA
- a CDS encoding NADH-quinone oxidoreductase subunit B family protein, which translates to MGVLEPLVLRLVDRARRKSAWLFHFNAGACNGCDIELVACLTPRYDVEQLGIRLEGSPRHADILCVTGPVTRTTREALATIHAQIPDPKVVVAIGSCPASGNVFAGSPMIDGPLDRIVPVDLYIPGCPPRPGAVVQGIAEAIELLVARKEAV; encoded by the coding sequence ATGGGCGTTCTAGAACCCCTCGTGCTCCGCCTGGTGGACCGGGCCCGGCGCAAATCGGCCTGGCTCTTCCACTTCAACGCCGGCGCCTGCAACGGCTGCGACATCGAGCTGGTGGCCTGCCTCACGCCGCGCTACGACGTGGAGCAGCTGGGCATCCGCCTGGAAGGCAGCCCCCGCCACGCCGACATCCTCTGCGTCACGGGCCCGGTCACCCGCACCACCCGGGAGGCCCTGGCCACCATCCACGCCCAGATTCCCGACCCCAAGGTGGTGGTGGCCATCGGGTCCTGTCCGGCCTCGGGCAACGTCTTCGCCGGGAGCCCCATGATCGACGGCCCCCTGGACCGCATCGTCCCCGTGGACCTCTACATTCCGGGCTGCCCGCCCCGGCCCGGCGCCGTGGTGCAGGGCATCGCGGAGGCCATCGAACTCCTGGTGGCCCGGAAGGAGGCCGTATGA
- a CDS encoding NADH-quinone oxidoreductase subunit C, giving the protein MKTQGIRERCGGDWVHRSDGWWRTLTLDQVVAAAGVLKAGGARFASLLVRPVDGGLRLSWHWDVQGTLLSLQATAAPGEPIPSLGGLWPCTDWAEREARDYYAVTFSGRESTPPLMLRDGDAPGVLLAGRTS; this is encoded by the coding sequence ATGAAGACGCAGGGCATTCGAGAACGCTGCGGCGGGGACTGGGTCCACCGGTCCGACGGCTGGTGGCGGACCCTGACCCTGGATCAGGTGGTGGCCGCGGCCGGGGTCCTGAAGGCCGGGGGGGCCCGCTTCGCCTCCCTCCTGGTGCGCCCGGTGGATGGCGGGCTCCGCCTCTCGTGGCACTGGGACGTCCAGGGGACGCTCCTTTCCCTCCAGGCCACCGCGGCGCCGGGCGAGCCCATCCCCAGCCTGGGGGGCCTGTGGCCCTGCACGGACTGGGCCGAGCGGGAGGCACGGGACTACTACGCGGTGACCTTCTCCGGACGGGAGAGCACGCCGCCTTTGATGCTTCGCGACGGGGACGCCCCCGGCGTGCTGCTCGCCGGGAGGACCTCATGA
- a CDS encoding nickel-dependent hydrogenase large subunit produces the protein MTYRIPVGPYHLALEEPYKIEVECEGENVAGARLTVGYNFRGIEWLAEHKNITQSIALMERVCGICSNVHSMTFCLALERIGGVEVPARAQHIRVVMAELERIHSHILWAGVAAELTGFHTLFMTCFQLRERVMDLLELISGNRVNYSMNRIGGVNRDLDCESAILAGIREIRAGLLETLVPVFTTDRTVAARCAGVGRLTLEDARNHGAVGPVARASGVDQDLRRDAPYLVYGQLDFEVPVGRGGDVLDRVVVRARELLASCSIVEQALERMPAGPIHQGDLYAVAPGEAVMRIEAPRGEVFYYVASDGTDLPVRVKVRTPTFLNIPTVVPMLKGAALADVPLIQGSIDPCYSCTDR, from the coding sequence ATGACGTACCGCATCCCCGTCGGGCCCTACCACCTGGCCCTGGAAGAGCCCTACAAGATCGAAGTGGAGTGCGAGGGCGAGAACGTCGCCGGCGCCCGGCTCACCGTGGGCTACAACTTCCGCGGCATCGAGTGGCTGGCCGAGCACAAGAACATCACCCAGAGCATCGCGCTCATGGAGCGGGTGTGCGGCATCTGCTCCAACGTGCACTCCATGACCTTCTGCCTGGCGCTGGAACGCATCGGCGGCGTGGAGGTGCCTGCCCGCGCCCAGCACATCCGGGTGGTCATGGCCGAGCTGGAGCGGATCCACTCCCACATCCTGTGGGCCGGCGTCGCCGCGGAGCTCACCGGCTTCCACACGCTATTCATGACCTGCTTCCAGCTCCGCGAGCGCGTCATGGACCTGCTGGAGCTCATCTCGGGCAACCGGGTGAACTATTCCATGAACCGCATCGGCGGGGTGAACCGCGACCTCGACTGCGAATCCGCGATCCTGGCCGGCATCCGCGAGATCCGGGCCGGCCTCCTGGAGACCCTCGTGCCCGTCTTCACCACGGACCGCACCGTGGCCGCGAGGTGCGCGGGGGTGGGCCGCCTGACCCTGGAGGATGCCCGGAATCACGGCGCCGTGGGTCCCGTGGCCCGGGCCTCCGGGGTGGACCAGGATCTGCGCCGGGACGCGCCGTACCTGGTCTACGGCCAGCTGGACTTCGAAGTGCCCGTGGGCCGGGGCGGGGACGTCCTGGACCGGGTCGTGGTGCGCGCCCGGGAGCTCCTGGCCAGCTGCTCCATCGTGGAGCAGGCCCTGGAGCGCATGCCCGCGGGCCCCATCCACCAGGGCGACCTCTACGCCGTGGCCCCCGGCGAAGCCGTCATGCGCATCGAGGCCCCCCGGGGCGAGGTGTTCTACTACGTCGCCTCGGACGGCACCGACCTTCCGGTGCGGGTGAAGGTGCGCACCCCGACCTTCCTCAACATCCCCACCGTGGTGCCCATGCTCAAGGGCGCGGCCCTGGCCGACGTCCCCCTGATCCAGGGCTCCATCGATCCCTGCTACTCCTGCACGGACCGGTAG